In the genome of Paenibacillus pabuli, one region contains:
- the trpE gene encoding anthranilate synthase component I has product MITPNVNQVLKMSNEYNLIPVVKRILADMETPIRIFRRYADNDRAFLLESVEGGIQWARYSFIGTDPFLMISAKKGRIVVEEAGQIRELPGKPIEELKALLRKYRSPKDDELPPFTGGAIGFFGYDLLQYYEKLPAHALDDLKMDDIRFMFCDQIIVFDHVKQQMLLVGNVHVKDGATDDDIRQAYALTSEKLEQAAERLQQQGPGENLNPRSIPGDVELGDIQSNLTKEQFIGNVEQAKEYIRAGDIFQVVLSQRFHIDTEVSPLHVYRVLRTLNPSPYMYYLKMDDEIIVGTSPEALVKVDGNRVETRPIAGTRPRGATEAEDRALAADLLQDEKERAEHLMLVDLGRNDLGRVSNFGSVKCDMFMEIERYSHVMHMVSNVTGELREDKDFFDAFLSCLPAGTVSGAPKLRAMEIIAELEKEARGAYAGAIGYLGFSGNMDSCITIRTIIFKKGKAYVQAGAGIVWDSVPENEYEETVNKAKALLKAIRTAEAMFPAKEKDHTLKLANADYFVTPATAAQN; this is encoded by the coding sequence ATGATAACGCCAAACGTTAATCAAGTACTGAAAATGTCGAATGAATATAATCTGATTCCGGTAGTCAAACGGATTCTGGCAGACATGGAGACCCCGATTCGGATTTTCCGCCGTTATGCTGACAACGACCGGGCATTTCTGCTGGAAAGTGTGGAGGGTGGAATTCAATGGGCGAGATATTCCTTCATCGGTACAGATCCGTTCCTGATGATCTCCGCCAAAAAAGGCCGGATCGTGGTAGAAGAAGCGGGACAGATTCGAGAACTACCGGGCAAGCCAATTGAAGAACTCAAAGCATTGCTGCGTAAGTATCGTAGTCCGAAAGATGATGAACTGCCGCCATTTACAGGCGGGGCAATAGGTTTCTTTGGATACGATCTGCTGCAATATTATGAGAAGCTTCCGGCCCATGCGCTGGATGATCTGAAAATGGATGATATCCGCTTCATGTTCTGTGACCAGATTATCGTGTTTGACCATGTGAAGCAGCAGATGCTGCTTGTGGGCAATGTACACGTGAAAGATGGTGCAACGGATGATGATATCCGTCAAGCGTATGCTTTAACTTCTGAGAAGCTGGAACAGGCGGCTGAACGTTTGCAGCAGCAAGGACCAGGGGAGAACCTGAACCCACGTTCCATTCCAGGAGACGTGGAACTGGGGGACATTCAATCCAACCTCACGAAGGAACAGTTTATCGGGAATGTAGAACAGGCCAAAGAGTACATTCGGGCAGGAGATATTTTCCAAGTCGTATTATCCCAACGTTTCCATATTGATACTGAAGTATCTCCGCTGCATGTATATCGCGTGCTTCGGACGCTGAATCCGTCACCCTACATGTATTATCTGAAGATGGACGATGAAATTATTGTGGGGACTTCCCCTGAAGCATTGGTAAAAGTGGATGGAAACCGTGTAGAGACACGGCCGATTGCGGGGACTCGCCCAAGAGGAGCAACAGAAGCGGAAGATCGCGCATTGGCCGCAGATCTGCTGCAGGATGAGAAGGAACGTGCAGAACACCTGATGCTTGTCGATCTGGGACGTAATGATCTGGGACGCGTCTCTAACTTCGGAAGTGTGAAATGTGACATGTTCATGGAAATTGAACGATATTCCCACGTCATGCACATGGTGTCCAATGTTACAGGCGAGCTTAGAGAAGACAAGGATTTTTTTGATGCATTTCTTTCATGTTTGCCAGCGGGTACGGTATCCGGTGCGCCGAAGCTGCGTGCGATGGAGATTATCGCGGAACTGGAAAAAGAAGCACGGGGTGCTTATGCAGGTGCGATTGGTTATCTGGGTTTCTCGGGCAACATGGATTCCTGTATTACGATCCGTACGATTATTTTCAAAAAGGGAAAAGCTTATGTGCAGGCTGGAGCCGGAATCGTATGGGATTCGGTGCCTGAGAATGAATATGAAGAAACCGTAAATAAAGCCAAAGCACTGCTGAAAGCGATTCGTACAGCAGAAGCGATGTTTCCTGCCAAAGAAAAGGATCATACCTTGAAACTTGCCAACGCCGATTATTTTGTTACCCCAGCCACGGCTGCACAAAACTGA